One Antedon mediterranea chromosome 1, ecAntMedi1.1, whole genome shotgun sequence genomic window, ACCTGATACAACGTTAATACAAACATCCTGAAATCTTTAAAACACAGAAATACTGCTGAAGCTTTTATGATGCAAAAGTGTGTTGCCCAAGACGACGCCAAATACGTACTTTTATATTGACTGCATTCTTTCGAGACCCATTTAAAATTCGTCTCATTCTGTACATCCGATATACCTAGCCATAGATCACTTCGAGTAGGATTGTTGGTGTAAAGAAAGTCATTTTCTGCTTTGTTCCTGACCACCACTAAATCTGCACCTAGGTCCAAACAGTTTGACCTAGCGTCTGACCAGGACGTTTTCGTTGCCTCAAATTTGTAACAGCTATCTTGAAACGAAACCCAGCCTTCTTGACAGGAAGATACTGTAACGAATaaagaatttataaaaaaaaatacaataacaggattctaatattgtttattgtattgtGTGCGTATTTTTCTACACCCAAACATCCGTAGACATTTTTAGAGAGAGAAACGTCGAATGTCCTCCTAATATTGAATACATGCATTCGCCATAGTCGATGATCCATAGctgatatttattttacatggaTTTTTAGCCTTGCATGCTTTACCCCAATCTACACCCTCGTGGTGTATTGAATCAGGAATATGGTCGTCATGGGATATAATTAAAGAACAGAGcagctaataataataattatacctGTGCAATTGCAGTGCATATTAAAGAAAACACTAAATTTGTAAATGTAGCCATGGTTCAGCGATATCCAAGAGTGTGCATACCCGGTTGTTTTTCCCGATGTACATTTcagtattaggcctatctgTGGTAGGTACCAAGTAGCCTTATTGTCTTTTTCCTTCCGATATAGATCGATTAGAAACTGATTGACGTCAGCGtatttaaaatagtaaaatcaTTATATTTCATAGCATTGTACATGTTATCGACATTTTTGCGATTTTCCACAATTTTGAAATTAAGTCTTTAAACAAATCCTGTACTATTGGAATACATTTTCTATGTAGAGAATGGAAGTAAGTCCTTAAAATATCCCAGCAAAGGAAATTGgtctaataatataaatgacTAAGAACtgtgattattgattattaaaatatttttttttgctgcaATCTTTAACGATACAATTatattatgtgtgtattgtGTGTGGATATCTGTTATTTGTGTTCAtcttatttataaaaataatatatgctGTATCGTTTATTTCTAAGTGTgaataacaaataaacaaacagtaTACTATTTTTCTAGCACACATACTGTGTATCATTGATAGAAATATATCCATGGTATGTGTTAAACTGTAATAATAAAGTCTAATGTACATATAATCTTTAGTTTACACTGCGCATGTTCGTCGTGAATATTATTGCGATTAAAACAGGATTAATTTGTCAGTTAAATTGATTTGCCCACGAACAGATTTCTATTTAACCTACCGGTGCTATTTGCTGTTGCGCATGTCCGTCCACTAAAACCATCAGGACAAGTGCAAGAAACCAATCCATCGTCTGATGTTTTAATTATCCCGCCATTATGGCACTGGTTATACGATTCTAAATCTGTAAaaactatgtttaaaaaaaaaagaaagatcaGTACATTGCTATGGTAAGGTAGTGTAGTCCAATATGCCTATACAGAgatcaataaaaaaaacccCTTGTTCTAGAAAAACACCTGCTCGTACCGATTGGTAATTATGGAAATGGGTTTGATTCCATCTAATTTAAAACCTCGCCAGGACAATTCCAGTCATTTTGATGCCCCATAGATGATTTGTATAACGGaaaaacgtaggcctacaaacTTTCTGTCCTGCAGTATAATACTTTAAAACTACTAACTTGACACAGTTATTTTGAATGAGCATTTGCTTGAACGTCCAGCCATATCCGTAGCCGTGTACACCACATTGATTGTTTTTCCAAAAACTCCAATTGGTATGTCAATTACTTCACCAGGAGAATGGGAGTTACTGGTACTGGATAAACAAAATGAATCGTCTGTCCACACGGGAGGTTGCCAAAACACAGATACTCTTCTTTCATTTGGTTTAGTGAGAAGATGTATATCGTCTGGACAGGATGACCCGTATGAAGGTGGTTCTTGATctttaaaatgacctgaaatttattaTAGAAACACAGAGTTTTAGAATATATATTATTCTCCAAAACATACCAAATAaggatataaataataaattaaagtgttaataggccattttgtagtttaataaGGTTATTCACTTTCACCGTACCGGGAAGTGCAAAACTATAGTTTGTAGTCCAACTATGTGAACATTAAATGTCTTATCAGCAGAAAcagttttacaaaatatttctttaagaGTACCGGTATCTATTACTATatcaatcattttaaattttaggcAGCGCTTCACAAGTTTTCTGTTTTTGAGTTTCGCCGctcttatttataattaatttatcacaaactttttaaatagaaaagaaagagaaatacaaatgttataataataaaatctccGCTTACTTAATTCACACACATATGCGTATATCCTGCTACAAGGGATATCATTCCATTTGTCTGAATGTGTATAATCAAGCTCTACACAATCTTCACCGTTTCTATGATCATTTGGTTCCCCTTTACCAAAATCTGCATAATCACCAAAAGAAATTAGTTAACCAATACCCTTCACAAACTGAATTACTACAGGcctattatatttttaaatgataggcctattcaattcaattcaactttatttcagacaaactgtccatatgaaacatataaatacaataaaaaactagaatttaattcgtcactttgacgaattataggtgatcatttttatcattttaataaaattaacattttttaaacatgcatgtacgttaacatacgatcgttaaaagttgatgtacgccatcctatgacatgattgcatatacacttatagtgctgagttctaCGTATGTGtcatacaatgtacagtatatactgtatatctatatacagtgtagcataggtgaaattacgggactcatatcgtgttctaattttttggtatgatggaattttcaaaataaactcgaagatgacaatttcgaaagataatgaattgagcaaataaatataaggattggaagaaaatttgacacgtagaagcgcaatgcgcggtctttgaaatttgtataactttgactaaagaaatttaaaaactactttttaacttcaactggccatatgataacatcacaacatccgataggcttaattttaatatgaattcatatctacatttcatcagctttcataataacttataatcttcaaggtcacctttaattctgaagagctataagatattcaaatgtatggtgtagctgaaattacacgacctaggttattcaagtttttacgagtgatgacgtcatcaaaataaaaatgttgacaactcattagaagaataattaattgagcaagcacatactaaaagttgtgcgaaaatcgggctcaaataacggagatgcgctctattgaatgtgataacccacacaaaaagaaaaaaattcctaatttttaaattcaagtggccatttgatgacgtcataccattttgtacgtctaatgtgtatatacatttgtatctacaacttattggcttccataataagttaaaaaaattgggggtcatctgccattctgaagagttatattcattttaaaaagtccttattttttaccatttttagcacttttgttaGTTAGTGTgcacattttgtcatttttaacgtgctcgtatagcgttattttaagtcggaatggactcaaaattggtgaatgtactgaggattgtgagtagaatgtgatttatacatcaaattttattttttacgcattttaagaatcgtgcgcacaaaaacgcatttttgcgcagtaattttttgaaacgcgcaaatggcctaattcatgctctaaattgatcaaaacctaattttgcgcgttttaaatttttaacgcgcgatttcacgtgcatgaccttgaaacgcgcaactttttatttgctaatatttttacccttgacctgaagtttacctgtagtgaatttcattaatatgtcataatgaattatggagatatgattgataatgtgatttcacaaaatggcgtataaatgacgtcacggatgagtgatcacgctggaaagctgattaggattaagttatattatttgaaagatattctgaaattttggtaatcattgacattaaactttttgagataattgttacacaaaatagtgtacagaaacaataaaaagaaaaaaaaaataataataataataaagatttcatacaataacaataggtgatcattttattctaaatgatcacctaataatacAAAGCATTATGTGACAACCGTCATGGAGAGAggactaataattatttgttgacatatagTGCCTCTTAAAATACAAGTATATGAcaagtatattaaaaaaaaaaaaaaagaaactttaatcaattaaaatgtaaaagaattaatattatttatgcaTCTAAAACATTGAATGGGATTACTCCCGTTCTGTTCATCCATGATTTTATAGATAAGATAAGAAGATAAAACCACTACTAATAAACTCGTTCACACAAGATTTAATGTTCTTGCTGCTACTTTAAACCACTTGAAAAATAAGCGTATAGGGTCTAAACAGgtctaaaaatatattttattagatATTACTAGGTTTATACGCACTTTTATATTGACTGCATTGTGTCGATACCCATGTAAATTCAGTCTCATTCTCCCTATCTGATAAGCCTAGCCATAGATCGCCAGTTGTAGGATTGTTAGCATAAAGAAAGTCATTTTCTGCTTTGTTTCCGACCACCACCAAGTCTGCACCTTGGTCCAAACAGCTTGCTCTAGCGTCTAACCATGACCGTTTTGTTTCCTCAAATTTGTAGCAACTGTCTTGAAAAAATAACCAGCCTTGTTGACAGGAAATTTCTGTAAGGATTAAaggataaaaagaaagaaaatcacGCTACTAATTTCTAATATATGTAGAACATTAACTATgatttatttaacatatttgTCTGTCTCCTTGCCGTTTATAGGCCTAAAAGTCAAGACAAAATGTATCTACTACTTATTTCAGCTTTATACgctattttttttcatttgtacttttaaatgtttttttgttatatttaaagatgtattgtcccccaaaagatgaaaaatgaagattaattaaatcagacttagAATAGggtattttgtagttttaataaagttaatcacttccgtagaaaaaaggttttcacttataaaatgataaaataaatggttaaatttaaccaaaaacccattggctggcagccaatttgaccattttttgctttaaattacagttttttcaggtaaataatttttttttcgatccaatttttcgtcaaagtggataactattatgttacactaaaatggcatattcaacaacaattttgttaagaattattttttcagggggacaatacatcttttctctttaactcttttccTCCCATATCTTGTATTTTAAGTGTAAAGAACCTTATATAACAGCATATTTTAGGGGGATTGTTAACACTTTCTAATGTATAATAttccatttttagtcgcgtggaagcgactctatagttcactatgtcggtcggtcggtctgtctgtctgtctgtctgttggtctgtctgtcggtctgtctgtcggtctgtctgtcggtctgtctgtctgtcggtccggtatcactatgcgttttatcgctttatgaccttatcttgatatcagtttaatctagctaagtcaatttttcacagaatattccttatggccaggaatcgatgtggttatgttttcacggtgcgcaataaaaaattacgcggtctacgcacgatttaacgaaatcacgtttgtaatcatatcttaacaaccatgaatcacaattaaataaaatttggtactcataaatttcagggcataaatcatcatatggcaatacaattacgtgcgtagcgcatgtaacgcatgcgttagcgcgcttaaaattttcaaaatttattttcgatgaaataagagtacgtttcaggcaattttaagcgtttacaaaattgccatgagtgcgcagatttttgcgcgcgcactgcgcgttaaatgttattccgcactctttttgcccgatttctgttttcttgacttacttttcaactcgaaattacgttatacgagcacgtcaaaagtgacaggctacgcacgtgtaaattaaaaaaatataaatgtttttaaacatttcaacatttttaaacatgttcagtaatttcggtcagtatagttcactaagtcggtcgatccgtctgtctgtcggtctgtttgtctgtcggtccggtatcactatgcattgtagcacgcgacttaatggctgttggccttgtttttataACGTTTCCCAAAGATTCAtgcatttatttttcagttttataATTGAACCTTAATCCTGAAAACGATTTGTCGTCAACCTACCGgaacttttttttgtttcacaTGTCAATCCTGTAAATCCATCAGTACAAATGCAAGAAAGAAGTCCATCTTCTAAAGTTTCAATCATCCCGCCATTTCGGCACTGATTATACGATTCTACCTCTGTAACAactatatatattaaaataatttaaaaagattagTACGTTTCTGGGATTTGTTAAACAATTTGATTTAGTCCAATATGCCTACATGTATACAGAGCAGGCAATTTTGGTTAAATATGTGTAGTGCTAACAATTCCTGTATTTATATATCATTATGGATATACATTCTATTATGCATTGTTTGTGTTAAACTGCTATACTAACTTGACACTGTTATTTTGAATGAGCATGTGTTCGAACGTCCAACCATATCCGTAGCCGTGTACTCGACATTGATGGTTTTCCCTAAAACGCCATTTGGTATTTCAATTACTTCACCAGGAGAATGAGAGTTAGTGGTACTGAATAAACAAGATGAATCGTCTGTCCACACGGGAGGTTGCCAAAACACAGTTACTTTTCTTTCTTTTGGTTTTGTGAGAAGATGAATATCTTGTGGACAGGTTGACCCATATGAAGGTGATTCTTGGtcttcaaaatgacctgaaattaATTAAAGGTAGATTTTTGGAAATAATACCGTACCGTACTGTTTTACACACTTAGATGCATAgtatataatatgtaaaattCCCAACTGttgtaatgaatgaaataataatgaaagtttaaagatgtattgttcctttAAACACaataaacgaaaaaaaaaaacatattctaaatttaaattagccatatcaaagtaagttaagtcgaaaattcgagccaaaaacaacaagtcaCGGTTGAGGAGATGTTTTCACACAggtcgcgaggaagttttatgattatgcatacagagtagccaaacaagcgcgttgcattatgagatatgttttgatcgaaaacatTGACTGGAagttaaagttattttttttttaaaacgtctgtatttcggttaaatattttttttttcgactaatttttggtaaagttaataactattatgatacttcaaaatgtcccactttttttcgaaatattaaacaaaaagcTTTTgttgaattagtcaaagggacaatacacctttaaaTTTGCGTGTGCTGATGAAAATGACATTTTACATGCAGAGAAACCCACAAACCTACTagtaaaaacaaacaacaacaaagggAAGAATTCTATATTAGGGTTTGTCCTCAAAGTAGTAGTGATATTAGAGAGCGTTCGATTTGTGACGACTCACGACCAAACTACTTCACATGCACATATGGGGATATTGACACAGATTTGATGGTTTTTTGGTCCAAGGTAGAAGGTAGGTCGTCGGTCGCAAATCGAAAGTGTCctataattaatacagtatatgctCTTACTTATTTCACACATATATGCGAATTTCCTATAACAAGGGTAATCATTCCATGTTTCGGAATTTCTGAATGTAAGTACCACACAGTCTTCCTGGTTATTGTAATCATTGGGTTCACCCGGATGAAAATCTgtaaaaacaccaaagaaaTGTTTATTAGATAGgcttaatatataaatttacaggGTGATATATTGAACATAAACTTAAATAGCCAATTTTGAAACGTAAACATCTGCGGAAATATGTGACAATGAGAAAAGTCGACcaaaccgagattcgaacctgAAACTATGTCTAAAAACGTTATTAAATGTTACCAGGTTCATATACGTACTGTTATATTGACTGCATTCTGTCGAAACCCATGTGAAGTTAGCCTCACTATCCAAATCCGATAAGCCTATCCACATAGCGTTTCCCATATGATTGTTAGCATAAAGAAAGTCATTTTCTGCTTTGTTTCTAACCACCACTAAGTCTGCACCTAGTTCTGTACAGTTTGATCTAGCGTCTGACCAGGACCTTTTTGTCGAATCAAATTTGTAACAGCTATCTTGGAACGACAACCAGCCTTGCTGACAGGAAAATACTGTAATGATTAAAGTATTTAGAAAGAAAATACGTTATTAGACTTATATGAGAGGTACTTTAGTTCTTCAGAAAACCAATAGTATTGTATGACCCAAAGTCTCCGGCACGAAAAAGTGCTTTCATCGAATTTAATTAGAAACATTATGACATTACAAGTCCGGTAGCAGAATGTTGTGATAATTGTCATGCCAACACTCAAATTACGTTCAGGTGCATTAGCTATACGATTAAAtgctaatatttaatatttgtcgATGTCTTGTCATTGTAAAGCTGACCTTGatgaactatttattttgtagccGAAAAAATATCTTAACTTTTACAGTGAACCTCCTAACTTCGTCAGTGATGAACTTGATAGGTACAGTAGGGCTAGATTCTGAGAGAATGTTAGAATGcctattttgttgtattttcagaaatttttaaaatggattaCACCAATATTCGTCCTCTCTTCATGTGATaatagacaaaataaataagaatatgTATAAGATAGTTTCCATACCTACCTTTAGCAACTGCTGTACTTATAAATAAGAACACCAGGGTTGTGGATGTGGTCATGGTGATGCGGTATCAAGCAATGTGAATATTCCCTGGTGTGTCTAATATATGTAATATTTAAGACTGTTCCAAGTAGCATATTATTATCTTTTCCCTCCGGTTAAGATTGAAATCGGTGGACGTCGGCTTATTTTCATAGCATCTGTTTTCTGGGAATTGTGTTTTGGCCTAACATAACCCTAATCAGAATAATATTCATTGGTAATGCGGAGCCTATGTCTTGTATATACAATGTGAGCTATCTCCAATAATGTTGCACGTACagttaaaattacaatattactaGAAAGACAATGCGCTTAGAATGTGCACCCACTCACTCAAtagatagacatgacgatgcgcTTAGAAGGTGCACCCACTCACTCAATAGATAGACATGAAGATGCGCTTAGAATGTGTACCCACTCACTTAAtagatagacatgacgatgcgcttagaatgtgcacccactcacttaatagatagacatgacgatgcgcTTAGAATGTGTACCCACTCACTTAAtagatagacatgacgatgcgcttagaatgtgcacccactcacttaatagatagacatgacgatgcgcttagaatgtgcacccactcacttaatagatagacatgacgatgcgcTTAGAATGTGTACCCACTCACTTAAtagatagacatgacgatgcgcTTAGAAAGTGCACCCACTCACTTAatagacatgacgatgcgcttagaatgtgcacccactcacttaatagatagacatgacgatgcgcttagaatgtgcacccactcacttaatagatagacatgacgatgcaCTTAGAATGTGCACCCACTCACTCAATAGATAGACATGAAGATGCGCTTAGAAAGTGCACCCACTCACTTAATAGATAGACATGGCGATGCGCTTAGAATGTTCACCCACTCACTCAATAGATAGACATGGCGATGCGCTTAGAATGTGCACCCACTCACTCAATAGATAGACATGACGATACACTTAGAATGTGCACCCACTCACTTAAtagatagacatgacgatgcgcttagaatgtgcacccactcacttaatagatagacatgacgatgcacttagaatgtgcacccactcacttaatagatagacatgacgatgcaCTTAGAATGTGCACCCACTCACTCAAtagatagacatgacgatgcgcttagaatgtgcacccactcacttaatagatagacatgacgatgcgcTTAGAATGTGCACCCACTCACTTAATAGATAGACATGGCGATGCGCTTAGAATGTGCACCCACTCACTCAATAGATAGAAATGGCGATGCGCTTAGAATGTGCACCCACTCACTCAAtagatagacatgacgatgcgcttagaatgtgcacccactcacttaatagatagacatgacgatgcgcttagaatgtgcacccactcacttaatagatagacatgacgatgcgcTTAGAATGTGTACCCACTCACTTAAtagatagacatgacgatgcgcttagaatgtgcacccactcacttaatagatagacatgacgatgcgcttagaatgtgcacccactcacttaatagatagacatgacgatgcaCTTAGAATGTGCACCCACTCACCTAAtagatagacatgacgatgcgcTTAGAAGGTGCACCCACTCACTTAAtagatagacatgacgatgcgcTTAGAATGTGCACCCACTCACTCAATAGATAGACATGGCGATGCGCTTAGAATGTGCACCCACTCACTTAAtagatagacatgacgatgcgcTTAGAATGTGCACCCACTCACTTAATAGATAGACATGATGATACGCTTAGATTGTGCACCCACTCACTTAAtagatagacatgacgatgcgcttagaatgtgcacccactcacttaatagatagacatgacgatgcgcttagaatgtgcacccactcacttaatagatagacatgacgatgcgcTTAGAAAGTGCACCCACTCACTTAATAGATAGACATGACGACGCGCTTAGAATGTGCACCCACTCACTTAAtagatagacatgacgatgcgcttagaatgtgcacccactcacttaatagatagacatgacgatgcgcttagaatgtgcacccactcacttaatagatagacatgacgatgcgcttagaatgtgcacccactcacttaatagatagacatgacgatgcgcttagaatgtgcacccactcacttaatagatagacatgacgatgcgcttagaatgtgcacccactcacttaatagatagacatgacgatgcgcttagaatgtgcacccactcacttaatagatagacatgacgatgcgcttagaatgtgcacccactcacttaatagatagacatgacgatgcgcttagaatgtgcacccactcacttaatgatagacatgacgatgcgcttagaatgtgcacccactcacttaatagatagacatgacgatgcgcTTAGAATGTGCACCCACTCACTTAATAGATAGACATGACGACGCGCTTAGAATGTGCACCCACTCACTTAAtagatagacatgacgatgcgcTTAGAATGTGCACCCACTCACTTAATAGATAGATATGACGATGCGCTTAGAATGTGCACCCACTCACTTAATAGATAGACATGACGACGCGCTTAGAATGTGCACCCACTCACTTAAtagatagacatgacgatgcgcttagaatgtgcacccactcacttaatagatagacatgacgatgcgcttagaatgtgcacccactcacttaatagatagacatgacgatgcgcTTAGAAAGTGCACCCACTCACTTAAtagatagacatgacgatgcgcttagaatgtgcacccactcacttaatagatagacatgacgatgcgcTTAGAATGTGCACCCACTCACTTAATAGATAGACATGACGACGCGCTTAGAATGTGCACCCACTCACTTAAtagatagacatgacgatgcgcttagaatgtgcacccactcacttaatagatagacatgacgatacgcttagaatgtgcacccactcacttaatagatagacatgacgatgcgcttagaatgtgcacccactcacttaatagatagacatgacgatgcgcTTAGAATGTGCACCCACTCACTTAATAGATAGACATGATGATACACTTAGAAGGTGCACCCACTCACTTAAtagatagacatgacgatgcgcttagaatgtgcacccactcacttaatagatagacatgacgatgcgcttagaatgtgcacccactcacttaatagatagacatgacgatgcgcttagaatgtgcacccactcacttaatagatagacatgacgatgcgcttagaatgtgcacccactcacttaatagatagacatgacgatgcgcttagaatgtgcacccactcacttaatagatagacatgacgatgcgcTTAGAATGTGCACCCACTCACCTAATAGATAGACATTTTGTGAACATTTTCAAACTGATAAGTTTCAAACTGTAAAGTTCGGTTTTAATCTAAACTCGTTACATGTCACCTCCTCTCATATGATACAGTATACACCCTCGattgttgtaaaataaaattgatgaaaAGTACGGTACACTATTAGGaaagatttattttaatataaaacttaatattatatacaatgtaATGCATATACAATAACACAAGAAGTATATAAATTGGATATAGTAAAAATATTAGTAAATATTGTACAATTCGCTTTACTCATATAATGCGGTCAGAGGGGTTTGAACGAGTACCATGTGTGTTTTACAAACTTTTCATATTGaccttttgtattttttaacaaaaacagATTTGCAAAAACCATAATTTCACATCaaatataattcatattttatgtaTAACTTGTTGCTATCGTTTTTatctatttatgtttttatatagcctacagtacagtacagttttgTTTCTCCCACTGATGCCAGTCGCATCCAAGAGGCAGTCTTCTCTAGCATCCAAATATATGCTGGGTCCGACTGTTGAAGGGCCTATGTTTCACAAGAGAAACGTTGTTGGATTTTCATCAACCGTCTCTTTATTGACTTCCATTTGCATTTGATTTGAAGACTCTATTTCATTATTAGGCTTGTGATCTCgtctaaaagaaaaataattaaaatatggtGTAACATAATTTCAAAAATTTTCCACGTATAACCGGTAATTGAACTTAATTCGCCGTAATTGCGCACAGTGCTTGCGTGTCTCACGag contains:
- the LOC140052153 gene encoding macrophage mannose receptor 1-like, encoding MTTSTTLVFLFISTAVAKVFSCQQGWLSFQDSCYKFDSTKRSWSDARSNCTELGADLVVVRNKAENDFLYANNHMGNAMWIGLSDLDSEANFTWVSTECSQYNNFHPGEPNDYNNQEDCVVLTFRNSETWNDYPCYRKFAYMCEISHFEDQESPSYGSTCPQDIHLLTKPKERKVTVFWQPPVWTDDSSCLFSTTNSHSPGEVIEIPNGVLGKTINVEYTATDMVGRSNTCSFKITVSIVTEVESYNQCRNGGMIETLEDGLLSCICTDGFTGLTCETKKSSEISCQQGWLFFQDSCYKFEETKRSWLDARASCLDQGADLVVVGNKAENDFLYANNPTTGDLWLGLSDRENETEFTWVSTQCSQYKNFGKGEPNDHRNGEDCVELDYTHSDKWNDIPCSRIYAYVCELSHFKDQEPPSYGSSCPDDIHLLTKPNERRVSVFWQPPVWTDDSFCLSSTSNSHSPGEVIDIPIGVFGKTINVVYTATDMAGRSSKCSFKITVSIFTDLESYNQCHNGGIIKTSDDGLVSCTCPDGFSGRTCATANSTVSSCQEGWVSFQDSCYKFEATKTSWSDARSNCLDLGADLVVVRNKAENDFLYTNNPTRSDLWLGISDVQNETNFKWVSKECSQYKNFGAGEPNNYGHGEDCVELDYTHSDKWNDVPCSMNFAYVCEISNFEDQEPPSYGSTCPEDIHLLTKPNERTVNVFWQPPVWTDDSACFSSTSNSHSPGEVIEIPNGVLGKTINVEYTATDMAERSNTCSFKITVSNVKSYNQCQNGGKMKTSDDGLFSCICSDGFSGLTCGTSNNTSVNTTCNNVREAEAQHSSNKGTIENSNGQVYVTVTVVCLVITVVILIGIIIKLARRDHKPTNEIESSNQMQMEVNKEVIDETPTTFLL